One Brassica napus cultivar Da-Ae chromosome A1, Da-Ae, whole genome shotgun sequence genomic region harbors:
- the LOC111199191 gene encoding putative F-box protein At4g11580 — protein sequence MERQERFENIPKWEKLDKDMLANIFKKLDMVDVIMGASRVCITWFLASHNKTIWNTIKLNDFDSIVLDNPSNPHLQDLDNNNGGKHLNSLREILTEINKFSRAAPVEFFFNANTNVLEQDLAIISNGLPNIRKLALRMQKTQNLNSFTSSFSKWKNLQTLIIAKFTRDDDDLKHEFKAIAENCRNLTTIKITCTLDQELANIIVGKLPNLKSLSFRCTYVSVEAVKSLIFGLYNLKSLNLSHCIFLKRHNNGMMLAELGLSPEDKSIILSIQKLETLSCVVRSAQFV from the exons ATGGAGCGTCAAGAGAGGTTTGAGAATATACCAAAATGGGAAAAATTGGATAAAGACATGCTTGCCAACATTTTCAAGAAGCTAGACATGGTGGACGTCATCATGGGAGCATCACGAGTGTGCATCACTTGGTTCCTTGCCTCTCACAACAAAACTATATGGAACACCATCAAACTCAACGATTTTGATTCGATTGTTTTAGATAACCCCTCTAACCCACATCTGCAGGATCTGGATAATAATAATGGAGGAAAACATCTAAACAGCCTTAGGGAGATCTTGACTGAAATCAACAAATTCAGCCGTGCAGCCCCGGTTGAATTTTTCTTCAATGCTAATACCAATGTACTAGAACAGGATCTAGCGATCATTTCCAACGG gtTGCCAAACATCAGAAAACTTGCGTTACGAATGCAGAAGACTCAAAATCTGAATTCATTTACATCATCTTTTAGTAAATGGAAGAATCTCCAAACTTTGATCATTGCCAAATTTACAAGAGATGACGACGACCTGAAGCATGAGTTCAAAGCCATTGCAGAAAACTGTAGGAATCTTACCACCATAAAAATCACTTGTACATTGGACCAAGAATTAGCCAATATAATTGTTGGTAAGCTTCCGAACCTGAAGAGTCTGAGCTTCCGCTGCACTTATGTCTCCGTAGAAGCAGTTAAGTCGCTCATCTTCGGCCTTTATAACCTCAAGAGTCTTAACCTCTCACATTGTATATTCTTAAAACGACACAACAATGGTATGATGTTAGCAGAATTAGGACTGTCACCTGAGGATAAATCCATAATACTTAGCATTCAAAAGCTTGAAACTTTAAGTTGTGTTGTCCGGAGTGCCCAATTTGTCTAG
- the LOC106432848 gene encoding heat stress transcription factor A-1e-like → MGSISESAPTANSSTTVVMSSIPPFLSKTYDMVDDPSTDEVVSWSSGSNSFVVWNVPEFSKQFLPKYFKHNNFSSFVRQLNTYGFRKVDPDRWEFANEGFLKGQKQLLKSIIRRKPTQVQPPQQPQVQHSSVGACVEVGKFGLEEEVERLQRDKNVLMQELVRLRQQQQVTEHHLQHVGQKVHVMEQRQQQMMSFLAKAVQSPGFLNQFSQQSNNEGNQHISESNKKRRLPVEDQKNRGGSSQGLNGLSRQIVRYQSSMNESSNSMLQQIHNMSNTHTNNHGSFLLGDVPNPNLSDNGSSSNGPSGVVAFTDVSSNTTNQVLETNLPYPQPQADLLAPKQGAEGGSGSPSPDLVGGERDTGECLDPIMAVLDGSMMLETNELLPGVQDSLWEQFFGESSGIGDTDELVSGSVDNELIMEQLELQPNLRNVLSNNQQMNHLTEQMGLLTSDALRK, encoded by the exons ATGGGATCGATTAGCGAATCTGCACCTACGGCGAACTCTTCAACGACGGTGGTGATGAGCTCTATTCCGCCGTTTCTGAGCAAGACTTACGACATGGTTGACGATCCATCGACTGATGAGGTGGTGTCTTGGAGCAGCGGGAGCAACAGCTTCGTTGTCTGGAACGTGCCTGAGTTCTCTAAGCAGTTTCTACCGAAGTACTTCAAGCACAACAACTTCTCCAGCTTTGTCAGACAGCTCAACACTTAT GGTTTCAGAAAAGTTGATCCAGACCGCTGGGAATTCGCAAACGAGGGATTTTTAAAAGGCCAAAAACAATTACTAAAGAGCATTATCCGTCGCAAACCCACTCAGGTGCAGCCTCCACAGCAGCCTCAAGTCCAACACTCATCCGTCGGCGCCTGCGTCGAAGTGGGCAAGTTCGGACTCGAAGAAGAAGTCGAAAGACTCCAGCGTGACAAGAACGTCCTCATGCAAGAACTCGTTCGGTTAAGGCAACAACAGCAAGTCACAGAACATCATCTCCAGCACGTGGGGCAGAAGGTTCACGTGATGGAGCAGAGGCAGCAGCAGATGATGTCGTTCTTAGCAAAGGCTGTTCAGAGTCCAGGCTTCTTAAACCAGTTCTCACAGCAGAGTAATAACGAGGGGAACCAACACATCTCTGAGAGCAACAAGAAGAGGAGGCTACCTGTTGAGGATCAGAAGAATAGAGGTGGTAGTAGCCAGGGGCTTAACGGTCTTAGCCGCCAGATTGTGAGGTACCAGTCATCGATGAACGAATCATCAAACAGTATGCTTCAGCAGATACACAATATGAGTAACACGCATACCAACAATCACGGTAGCTTTCTTTTGGGAGATGTTCCGAATCCTAACCTTTCAGACAACGGAAGCTCCTCAAACGGACCATCCGGAGTTGTTGCATTCACTGATGTTTCATCTAATACAACAAACCAAGTCTTGGAGACCAATTTGCCTTATCCTCAACCTCAAGCTGATCTGTTAGCTCCAAAGCAAGGAGCAGAAGGAGGTTCTGGGAGTCCAAGTCCGGATCTAGTTGGAGGCGAGAGGGATACTGGAGAGTGTCTGGATCCAATAATGGCTGTTTTGGATGGCTCAATGATGTTGGAAACCAATGAGTTGCTTCCTGGAGTACAAGACTCATTGTGGGAACAGTTCTTTGGCGAGAGCTCAGGGATTGGGGACACAGACGAGCTAGTGTCAGGGTCGGTGGACAATGAGTTGATAATGGAGCAGCTGGAGTTACAACCCAACCTGAGGAATGTGTTGAGCAACAATCAACAAATGAACCATCTTACTGAACAGATGGGACTTCTCACATCAGATGCTCTCAGGAAATGA